In the Nicotiana tabacum cultivar K326 chromosome 16, ASM71507v2, whole genome shotgun sequence genome, one interval contains:
- the LOC107806978 gene encoding protein EPIDERMAL PATTERNING FACTOR 2-like: MVTTTSSIGFLTLSIVTLVLMLVGSTQSLRPYHFTYHRKGTNMENQIKEERKGELGMELYPTGSSLPDCSHACGPCFPCKRVMVSFECSIAESCPIVYRCMCRGKYYHVPSN, encoded by the exons ATGGTGACTACCACTTCTTCAATTGGATTTCTGACTCTTTCAATAGTTACTCTTGTTCTAATGCTAGTCGGCTCTACCCAAAGCCTACGGCCATATCATT TTACCTACCATCGGAAAGGAACAAATATGGAAAATCAAATTAAG gaagaaagaaaaggggagTTAGGAATGGAGTTGTATCCAACAGGATCAAGCTTACCAGATTGTTCCCATGCATGTGGACCTTGTTTTCCTTGTAAGAGAGTTATGGTGAGCTTCGAATGCTCCATTGCAGAGTCTTGCCCCATTGTTTACAGGTGTATGTGTAGAGGCAAATACTACCATGTCCCTTCCAATTGA